The following are encoded together in the Lathyrus oleraceus cultivar Zhongwan6 chromosome 3, CAAS_Psat_ZW6_1.0, whole genome shotgun sequence genome:
- the LOC127126525 gene encoding UBP1-associated protein 2B has protein sequence MVRKRKLVAKSSQPEEPPLKQHHSQPQPDPEPEPYIPAEEVEEEYEEVEEEYEEVEEVEEEEEEEEEEEEEDDGGEQAQGGEYLEEDDEPIKDLVEPFTKEQIVNLLCEAASKHRDVADRIRKIADGDASHRKIFVHGLGWDTTSATLINAFSQYGEIEDCKAVTDKVSGKSKGYGFILFKKRSGARNALKEPQKKIGNRMTACQLASIGPVQQTPQPTAQLAPQGSEYTQRKIYISNVGPELDPQKLFAYFSRFGEIEEGPLGLDKATGKPKGFCLFVYKSAESARRALEEPHKEFEGHILHCQRAIDGPKAKTQHQQPQQQQHVNSLNQLNQLNPLTQRTQFQRNDNIGYAGGSSVAVSQPGHLMAPAGPTIGYNQATASAAQGLNPVLTPALGQALTALLASQGATLGLSDLLGSLGTSNALNHGGVSAAGHGVQSGYSAQPSISPSVMGAYGNSVPQVGLQVQYPNQQIGQGGSGRGQYGGAAPYMGH, from the coding sequence ATGGTGAGAAAGAGAAAGCTCGTCGCTAAATCGTCTCAACCAGAGGAACCACCGCTCAAACAGCACCACTCTCAGCCTCAACCGGATCCCGAACCGGAACCCTATATCCCCGCCGAAGAAGTTGAGGAAGAATATGAAGAAGTTGAGGAGGAATATGAAGAGGTTGAGGAAGTagaggaggaggaggaggaagaagaggaggaggaggaggaggacGACGGAGGAGAACAAGCTCAAGGTGGAGAATACCTAGAAGAAGACGATGAACCGATTAAGGACCTCGTGGAGCCTTTCACCAAAGAGCAGATCGTGAATCTCCTTTGCGAGGCGGCGTCTAAACATCGTGATGTTGCGGACCGGATCCGTAAGATTGCTGACGGAGACGCGTCACACCGGAAGATTTTTGTTCATGGTTTGGGATGGGACACCACTTCCGCAACCCTAATTAACGCTTTTTCGCAATACGGTGAAATTGAGGATTGTAAAGCTGTTACTGATAAGGTTTCTGGGAAATCTAAGGGTTATGGGTTTATTCTTTTCAAGAAGCGGAGTGGGGCGAGGAATGCTTTGAAAGAGCCTCAGAAGAAGATTGGGAACAGGATGACGGCGTGCCAGCTGGCGTCTATTGGTCCTGTGCAGCAAACTCCGCAGCCAACGGCGCAGTTGGCGCCGCAAGGCTCGGAGTATACGCAGAGGAAGATATATATCAGCAATGTTGGTCCTGAATTGGATCCGCAGAAACTGTTTGCTTATTTCTCGAGGTTTGGAGAAATTGAGGAAGGGCCGTTAGGGCTTGACAAGGCGACGGGAAAGCCGAAAGGGTTTTGCTTGTTTGTTTATAAGAGTGCTGAGAGTGCAAGGAGGGCATTGGAAGAGCCTCATAAGGAATTTGAGGGACATATTTTGCATTGCCAGAGGGCAATTGATGGTCCTAAGGCGAAGACACAACATCAACAACCACAGCAGCAACAACACGTGAATTCATTGAATCAATTGAACCAACTGAACCCATTGACTCAGAGGACACAATTTCAGAGAAATGACAATATTGGATATGCCGGTGGTAGTAGTGTTGCAGTTAGCCAACCAGGGCACTTAATGGCGCCGGCAGGACCAACAATTGGGTACAACCAGGCTACTGCTTCTGCTGCACAGGGGCTGAACCCGGTGCTGACGCCTGCACTTGGACAGGCTTTGACGGCGCTACTTGCATCTCAGGGTGCTACTTTGGGGCTGAGTGATTTGTTGGGGAGTCTTGGAACGAGTAATGCTCTTAATCATGGAGGTGTTTCTGCTGCAGGTCATGGAGTTCAGAGTGGATACAGTGCTCAGCCTAGTATAAGTCCATCAGTTATGGGAGCATATGGGAATTCAGTACCACAGGTTGGGTTGCAGGTGCAATATCCAAACCAGCAGATTGGACAGGGTGGTTCCGGAAGAGGCCAATATGGTGGTGCTGCACCTTACATGGGGCACTAA